A DNA window from Jaculus jaculus isolate mJacJac1 chromosome 1, mJacJac1.mat.Y.cur, whole genome shotgun sequence contains the following coding sequences:
- the LOC101606200 gene encoding stAR-related lipid transfer protein 4 produces MEGLLDVASFSTKLQNTLIQYHSIEDDKWQVAKKMKDVTVWRIPSEEFNGYLYKAQGVIDDIFNRVIDHLCPGPWRLDWDRLMTTLDLLEYLEENCCVMCYTTAGQLWNIVSPREFVDFSYTVGYEEGLLSCGISLDWSEKRTEFVRGYNHSCGWFCVPLKDNPNQSLLTGYIQTDLRGMIPQSAVDTAMSSTLTNFYGDL; encoded by the coding sequence atggaaggccTGCTTGATGTTGCCTCTTTTTCTACCAAACTTCAAAACACTCTCATCCAGTACCATAGCATAGAAGATGATAAATGGCAAGttgcaaagaaaatgaaagatgtgACAGTTTGGAGAATACCTTCAGAAGAATTTAATGGTTATCTCTACAAAGCCCAAGGTGTTATAGATGACATTTTTAATAGAGTAATAGACCATTTATGTCCAGGGCCCTGGCGCTTGGATTGGGACCGTTTAATGACTACATTGGATCTTTTGGAGTACCTTGAAGAGAATTGCTGTGTTATGTGTTATACTACTGCTGGTCAGCTTTGGAATATAGTTTCCCCAAGAGAGTTTGTTGACTTCTCCTACACTGTGGGCTATGAAGAAGGACTTTTATCTTGTGGGATAAGCCTTGACTGGAGTGAAAAGAGAACAGAATTTGTTCGCGGATATAACCATTCCTGTGGTTGGTTTTGTGTCCCACTTAAAGACAACCCAAATCAGAGCCTTTTGACAGGCTATATCCAGACAGATCTACGTGGAATGATCCCTCAATCTGCAGTAGATACGGCCatgtcaagcactttaactaaCTTCTATGGTGATTTATGA